A single Triticum dicoccoides isolate Atlit2015 ecotype Zavitan chromosome 2A, WEW_v2.0, whole genome shotgun sequence DNA region contains:
- the LOC119356498 gene encoding BAG family molecular chaperone regulator 1-like, whose product MARVMHRSSSDGGSSSGWSEAAAAAAGEEERAGWEVRPSGMVVQARDRGADGAAAGVPPRPPPPEIRVRVKYGAATHEVAVSSIATFGELKKALAPRTGLQPSEQLLTYKGRERKNSEFLDRFGVKNKSKLVVSEDPASLERRYIERQRNARIQNANRAIGAIALELDKLADQVTSIEKSVSGGSKVAEVQITTLIELLMRHAVKLESIPADADTSSQKNLQAKRVQKCVEALDVLKVSNARLQTVVVTTKWETFDNSPPVTTKWEIFD is encoded by the exons ATGGCGAGGGTGATGCACCGGTCGAGCTCGGACGGCGGGTCGAGCAGCGGGTGGTCGGAGGCGGCGGCCGCcgcggcgggggaggaggagcgggcCGGGTGGGAGGTGCGGCCGAGCGGGATGGTCGTGCAGGCCCGGGACAGGGGCGCCGACGGCGCCGCGGCGGGGGTGCcgcccaggccgccgccgccggagatcaGGGTGCGGGTCAAGTACGGCGCCGCCACCCACGAGGTCGCCGTCTCCTCCATTGCCACCTTCG GTGAGCTGAAGAAggcgctggcgccgaggacggggcTGCAGCCGTCGGAGCAGCTGCTGACGTACAAGGGGCGGGAGCGGAAGAACTCGGAGTTCCTGGACAGGTTCggcgtcaagaacaagtccaagctGGTGGTCTCCgaggatccggcgagcctggagCGGCGCTACATCGAGCGGCAGCGGAACGCCAGGATCCAGAACGCCAACCGCGCCATCGGCGCCATcgccctcgagctcgacaagctcgcCGATCAG GTGACGAGCATCGAGAAGTCGGTGTCCGGCGGGAGCAAGGTGGCGGAGGTGCAGATCACGACGCTGATCGAGCTGCTGATGCGGCACGCGGTGAAGCTGGAGAGCATACCTGCCGACGCCGACACCTCCTCGCAGAAGAACCTCCAG GCGAAGCGGGTGCAGAAGTGCGTGGAGGCGCTGGACGTCCTCAAGGTGTCCAACGCGCGGCTGCAGACGGTGGTGGTGACCACCAAGTGGGAGACGTTCGACAACAGCCCCCCGGTCACCACCAAGTGGGAGATCTTCGACTGA